In Psychrobacter immobilis, a single genomic region encodes these proteins:
- a CDS encoding IS630 family transposase has product MEKRAKYLNHLSDYIIQGYPIVYMDESGFEHETIRPYGYAPIGKPCIDRYNWQGKKRTNVIGALYERVLFALDYFEKNINGDVFYNWCKYTLIPSLKTKCVIVMDNASFHKRVQKLLNRHGHRLLFLPPYSPDLNPIEKKWAQAKFLRQGWMENNLPKLFHDMGCIDFILN; this is encoded by the coding sequence CTGGAAAAAAGAGCTAAGTATCTCAATCACTTGAGTGATTATATAATTCAAGGCTATCCCATTGTTTATATGGATGAAAGTGGCTTTGAGCATGAGACCATCAGGCCTTATGGCTATGCTCCGATAGGTAAGCCTTGTATCGATCGCTACAACTGGCAAGGTAAAAAACGTACCAACGTCATTGGTGCCCTGTACGAAAGAGTACTATTTGCACTTGATTACTTCGAAAAAAACATCAATGGAGATGTATTCTATAACTGGTGCAAGTACACGCTAATACCGAGCCTAAAAACCAAGTGCGTAATCGTAATGGATAACGCAAGCTTTCATAAACGAGTACAAAAGCTGCTTAATAGACACGGCCATCGCCTTTTATTTTTACCACCCTACAGCCCTGATCTGAACCCTATCGAGAAAAAGTGGGCACAGGCTAAATTTCTACGCCAAGGATGGATGGAGAATAATCTACCTAAACTGTTTCATGATATGGGCTGTATCGATTTTATATTAAACTGA
- a CDS encoding IS630 transposase-related protein, with translation MTYSIDYRKQVLSSIDNGLTVREAAAFYALSTSTIHSWRQNLEPKKGRDKAPTKIPDDALLQDVKAYPDDYQYERANRLGCSKTGIHHALKRLNISQKKDTRASKSLSGKKS, from the coding sequence ATGACTTATTCAATCGACTATCGTAAACAAGTGCTGTCTAGCATCGATAATGGTCTGACTGTTAGAGAAGCTGCTGCTTTTTACGCGCTTAGCACCAGTACTATACATAGCTGGAGACAGAACTTAGAGCCTAAGAAAGGGCGAGATAAAGCCCCGACTAAAATACCTGATGACGCTTTGCTTCAGGATGTCAAAGCGTATCCTGATGACTATCAATATGAGCGCGCAAATCGTCTGGGCTGTAGTAAAACCGGCATTCATCATGCTTTAAAACGATTAAACATCAGCCAAAAAAAAGACACTAGAGCATCCAAAAGCCTGTCTGGAAAAAAGAGCTAA